One window from the genome of Catenulispora sp. MAP5-51 encodes:
- a CDS encoding cytidine deaminase has translation MTDNQLDPENAKLHTLAKAQRARNGAAEGAALRDETGRTYVATTVDLPALKLSALQTAVAMAVVSGARALEAAVLVTEDKQFRQEDLDVVADLKGSGTPPRLFLADPKN, from the coding sequence ATGACCGACAACCAGCTCGACCCCGAGAACGCCAAGCTCCACACCCTCGCCAAGGCCCAGCGGGCCCGCAACGGCGCGGCCGAGGGCGCGGCGCTGCGCGACGAGACCGGCCGTACCTATGTCGCCACCACCGTCGACCTGCCCGCGCTGAAGCTCTCGGCGCTGCAGACCGCGGTCGCGATGGCCGTCGTCAGCGGGGCCCGGGCGCTGGAGGCCGCGGTGCTGGTCACCGAGGACAAGCAGTTCCGGCAGGAGGACCTGGACGTGGTCGCCGATCTGAAGGGCTCCGGCACGCCGCCGCGCCTGTTCCTGGCCGACCCGAAGAACTGA
- the era gene encoding GTPase Era, with product MVPMTSSASGRSRSRQAANAEAAKKKAERVKRSQKLAEKRVTSDRVRDAEPAPTAYGRGVRDDSPPRYEFPDDFRAGFACFVGRPNAGKSTLTNSVVGAKVAITSGRPQTTRHTVRGIVHRDDAQLVLVDTPGLHKPRTLLGARLNDEVRATWAEVDVIGFCVPADEKIGPGDRFIAAELAQVRRTPKIAILTKTDKAAKEQIAEQLLALVELGREVGIEWAEVIPVSAVRDEQIQLLEDLLVKQLPESPPLYPGGELTDEPEEVMVGELVREAALEGVRDELPHSLAVTVEEMTLREGRPADRPLLDVHATLYVERPSQKAIVIGHGGERLREVGSRARQQIEALLGTPVFLDLHVKVAKDWQRDPKQLAKLGF from the coding sequence ATGGTTCCCATGACGAGCAGCGCGAGTGGACGATCCCGGTCCCGCCAGGCGGCCAACGCCGAGGCGGCCAAGAAGAAGGCCGAGCGCGTCAAGCGCAGCCAGAAGCTCGCCGAGAAGCGCGTCACCTCCGACCGGGTCCGGGACGCCGAGCCGGCGCCGACGGCGTACGGCCGCGGCGTCCGGGACGACTCCCCGCCGCGCTATGAGTTCCCCGACGACTTCCGGGCCGGGTTCGCCTGCTTCGTGGGCCGTCCCAACGCCGGCAAGTCCACGCTGACCAACTCGGTGGTCGGGGCGAAGGTGGCGATCACCTCCGGGCGCCCGCAGACCACGCGGCACACCGTGCGCGGCATCGTGCACCGCGACGACGCGCAGCTGGTCCTGGTCGACACCCCCGGCCTGCACAAGCCGCGCACGCTGCTCGGCGCGCGCCTGAACGACGAGGTGCGCGCCACCTGGGCCGAGGTGGACGTCATCGGGTTCTGCGTGCCGGCCGACGAGAAGATCGGTCCCGGCGACCGCTTCATCGCCGCCGAGCTGGCCCAGGTCCGGCGCACCCCGAAGATCGCCATCCTGACCAAGACCGACAAGGCCGCCAAGGAGCAGATCGCCGAGCAGCTGCTGGCCCTGGTCGAGCTCGGCCGCGAGGTCGGCATCGAGTGGGCCGAGGTGATCCCGGTCTCGGCCGTGCGCGACGAGCAGATCCAGCTCCTGGAGGACCTGCTGGTCAAGCAGCTCCCGGAGTCCCCGCCGCTATACCCGGGCGGGGAGCTGACCGACGAGCCGGAGGAGGTCATGGTCGGCGAGCTGGTCCGCGAGGCCGCCCTGGAGGGCGTCCGGGACGAGCTGCCGCACTCGCTGGCCGTGACCGTCGAGGAGATGACGCTGCGCGAGGGCCGCCCGGCCGACCGGCCGCTGCTGGACGTGCACGCGACCCTGTACGTGGAGCGCCCGAGCCAGAAGGCGATCGTCATCGGCCACGGCGGCGAGCGGCTGCGCGAGGTCGGCTCGCGGGCCCGGCAGCAGATCGAGGCGCTGCTCGGGACACCGGTCTTCCTGGACCTGCACGTGAAGGTCGCCAAGGATTGGCAACGCGATCCCAAGCAGCTGGCGAAGCTCGGCTTCTGA
- a CDS encoding cell wall-binding repeat-containing protein codes for MKSVKHKGLALVAVSSSVVGLGVGMAGTASALAWSKAVPAPTAALDVTGTVSQGAPGVLTVETNSSGSAGASSVTTDFGDGTTTTAPTNTHDYPAGALKQTLTVTSVNSDAQLTATSQVGVDATDSSHIVWTHSVPLALNAPGAVVTSQGTSSFDLTKILPAGADLTGLAGTCDHGRGALPLTIDAKAKLATCDWTGAKAPGQHIVTLTYSDNTTGLKSTSQEAVGVATQPVSVFKTAVLSPGLVQADLTGSGVDPASGAGTGTISWGDGSTSAVALPLGTDALQNHTYTTSGTKTITLSVTDKFGQQASSTAQVDVSKPTVGYAQLTRFAGSTRYGTGVAVSQEAFPFAHSAGAVVLARGDVYADALGGIPLAKAKNGPLLLTPGGVGAKSLDPNVAAEIQRVLPADKKHTVYILGGVEAIPQSIQDYISNTLGYNVERFGGATRYETSLSIAQNPQALNNPKHVVVARGDDFADALASGPLASDKFTDASGAPAAILLSTGNGITEPVSLNPVIAAYVSAKENAPHPAGQTNVAAIGGGAVKAVAAISPNPALYTPISGVDRFDTAAKVAAFGWGTRPAAVGVASGMNFPDSLTGGALMALQGSPLLLSDPGAVSPALSSATSAAITADKASVKNTYLFGGTQVFTDNVAQSLIKLEGLSAAHYRIVQLPF; via the coding sequence ATGAAATCGGTGAAGCACAAGGGGCTCGCGCTGGTCGCGGTGTCCAGTTCGGTGGTGGGCCTGGGCGTCGGGATGGCGGGGACCGCCTCGGCGCTGGCCTGGTCCAAGGCGGTCCCGGCGCCGACCGCGGCGCTGGACGTCACCGGGACGGTGTCCCAGGGCGCTCCGGGTGTGCTCACGGTGGAGACGAACAGCTCGGGCTCGGCCGGAGCGTCCTCGGTCACCACCGATTTCGGTGACGGCACCACCACCACCGCGCCGACCAACACGCACGACTACCCCGCCGGCGCGCTCAAGCAGACGTTGACCGTGACGTCGGTGAACAGCGACGCGCAGCTCACGGCCACCAGCCAGGTCGGCGTGGACGCGACCGACTCCTCGCACATCGTCTGGACGCACTCGGTCCCGCTGGCCCTCAACGCCCCCGGCGCCGTGGTGACCAGCCAGGGCACCAGCTCCTTCGACCTGACCAAGATCCTGCCGGCCGGCGCCGATCTGACCGGGCTGGCGGGCACCTGCGACCACGGCCGGGGCGCGCTGCCGCTGACCATCGACGCCAAGGCCAAGCTCGCGACCTGTGACTGGACCGGCGCCAAGGCGCCCGGCCAGCACATCGTGACCCTGACGTACAGCGACAACACCACCGGTCTGAAGTCCACCTCGCAGGAGGCCGTCGGGGTCGCGACCCAGCCGGTCTCCGTCTTCAAGACCGCGGTGCTGTCCCCGGGCCTGGTGCAGGCCGACCTCACGGGCTCGGGCGTCGACCCGGCTTCGGGGGCCGGCACCGGGACGATCAGCTGGGGCGACGGTTCGACCTCGGCCGTGGCGCTGCCGCTGGGCACCGATGCCCTGCAGAACCACACCTACACCACGAGCGGCACGAAGACGATCACCCTGTCGGTCACCGACAAGTTCGGGCAGCAGGCCTCCTCCACCGCGCAGGTGGACGTGTCGAAGCCGACCGTGGGCTACGCGCAGCTGACGCGCTTCGCCGGCTCCACCCGCTACGGCACCGGTGTCGCCGTCTCGCAGGAGGCCTTCCCGTTCGCGCACAGCGCCGGCGCGGTCGTCCTGGCCCGCGGCGACGTGTACGCCGACGCGCTCGGCGGCATCCCGCTGGCCAAGGCGAAGAACGGGCCGCTGCTGCTGACCCCCGGCGGGGTCGGTGCCAAGAGCCTGGACCCGAACGTCGCGGCCGAGATCCAGCGCGTCCTGCCGGCGGACAAGAAGCACACCGTCTACATCCTCGGCGGTGTCGAGGCGATTCCGCAGTCGATCCAGGACTACATCAGCAACACGCTCGGGTACAACGTCGAGCGCTTCGGCGGCGCGACGCGCTATGAGACGTCCCTGTCCATCGCGCAGAACCCGCAGGCGTTGAACAACCCGAAGCACGTCGTGGTCGCCCGCGGCGACGACTTCGCCGACGCGCTGGCCTCCGGCCCGCTGGCCTCGGACAAGTTCACCGACGCCTCCGGCGCCCCGGCGGCCATCCTGCTGAGCACCGGCAACGGCATCACCGAGCCGGTCTCGCTGAACCCGGTGATCGCGGCCTACGTGAGCGCCAAGGAGAACGCGCCGCACCCCGCCGGGCAGACGAACGTCGCCGCGATCGGCGGCGGCGCGGTGAAGGCGGTGGCGGCGATATCGCCGAACCCCGCGCTCTACACCCCGATATCCGGCGTCGACCGCTTCGACACCGCGGCGAAGGTCGCCGCCTTCGGCTGGGGCACCAGGCCCGCGGCGGTCGGCGTGGCCAGCGGCATGAACTTCCCCGACTCGCTGACCGGCGGCGCGCTGATGGCCCTGCAGGGCAGCCCGCTGCTGCTGAGCGACCCGGGGGCGGTCAGCCCGGCGCTCTCCTCCGCGACGTCCGCGGCGATCACCGCGGACAAGGCGTCTGTGAAGAACACGTACCTGTTCGGCGGCACGCAGGTCTTCACCGACAACGTGGCGCAGAGCCTCATCAAGCTGGAGGGGCTCAGCGCCGCGCACTACCGCATAGTGCAGCTGCCGTTCTAG
- a CDS encoding GNAT family N-acetyltransferase, translating to MSITIRDIDPTGEDTAATLLPLIRAGMAADAPRHPEPSATMVRWLITPRIDWHISCLVAYDGDRPVGCGHLSHDVLVNPDLIFGDIWIAVPERDEVAAALLDAYREHARNRGATRLVLDASEHSGHEPRFTAAGGRLLDSDRRRQLDLATIDRAQYAKWAEPSEKNAQYRIELWKVPTPEHLLAPMVEANEAMRDAPHGELEFEHPPPDVERRRRFETASLGTGAPMYIVAALTEDGEMAGFHEMVVFPDLRMANIGNTGVPAKFRGHGLGLRLKAAMTLHLLEHEPHVEVISTWNNTDNVPMVRVNDAMGFEISETWNAWQFEL from the coding sequence ATGAGTATCACGATCCGGGACATCGACCCCACTGGCGAGGACACCGCCGCCACCCTGCTTCCGCTGATCCGCGCCGGCATGGCCGCCGACGCGCCACGGCATCCCGAGCCCAGCGCGACCATGGTGCGCTGGCTCATCACCCCGCGGATCGACTGGCACATCTCCTGTCTGGTCGCCTACGACGGGGACCGCCCGGTCGGCTGCGGCCACCTGAGCCACGACGTCCTCGTCAATCCGGACCTGATCTTCGGCGACATCTGGATCGCCGTGCCGGAGCGGGACGAGGTCGCCGCGGCGCTGTTGGACGCCTACCGGGAGCACGCCCGGAACCGGGGCGCCACGCGGCTGGTGCTGGACGCCAGCGAACACTCCGGCCACGAACCGCGCTTCACCGCGGCCGGCGGCCGGTTGCTGGACTCCGACCGCCGCCGCCAGCTGGACCTGGCCACGATCGACCGCGCGCAGTACGCGAAGTGGGCCGAACCGTCGGAGAAGAACGCGCAGTACCGGATCGAGCTGTGGAAGGTGCCGACACCGGAGCACCTGCTGGCCCCGATGGTCGAGGCGAACGAGGCCATGCGCGACGCCCCGCACGGCGAGCTCGAGTTCGAGCACCCGCCGCCGGACGTGGAGCGGCGGCGCCGGTTCGAGACCGCCTCGCTGGGAACCGGCGCGCCGATGTACATCGTCGCGGCCCTCACCGAGGACGGCGAGATGGCCGGCTTCCACGAGATGGTCGTCTTCCCGGACCTCCGGATGGCCAACATAGGCAACACCGGCGTCCCCGCGAAGTTCCGCGGGCACGGCCTGGGCCTGCGGCTGAAGGCGGCGATGACGCTTCATCTGCTGGAACACGAACCCCACGTCGAGGTGATCTCGACCTGGAACAACACGGACAACGTGCCGATGGTCCGGGTGAACGACGCCATGGGCTTCGAGATCTCCGAGACCTGGAACGCCTGGCAGTTCGAGCTCTGA
- a CDS encoding M4 family metallopeptidase: MTSATPPAFCGIVPPHLLSRLAGSGLRVADAARRTLTADARHRLTRGAVPWVGERHLAPPAFLERRDDRGIYDDHSTEHLPGSQVREEGEPATGDPSADEAYEGLGATFDFYLRVYNRWSVDGQGLPLKGTVHYGVQYDNAFWNGSQMVFGDGDGAVFGRFTGAVDVIGHELTHGVTQYTANLVYRGQSGALNESVSDCFGSMVKQYQLGQDAADADWLIGAGLFLPSVRGVALRSMKDPGTAYDDPHLGKDPQPAAMAGYVDTTDDDGGVHINSGIPNRAFYLAATGIGGTSWEGAGAVWYDVITSPALPAAATFATFGTATVHAAESRFGRGSRQASAVAAAWREVGVSVHM; this comes from the coding sequence ATGACCAGCGCCACGCCCCCTGCGTTCTGCGGCATCGTCCCCCCGCACCTGCTGTCCCGGCTGGCCGGCTCCGGCCTGCGCGTCGCGGACGCCGCGCGCCGGACGCTGACCGCCGACGCCCGGCACCGCCTCACCCGCGGCGCCGTCCCCTGGGTCGGCGAGCGGCACCTGGCACCGCCGGCGTTCCTGGAGCGCCGCGACGACCGCGGGATCTACGACGACCACAGCACCGAGCACCTGCCGGGCTCGCAGGTGCGCGAAGAGGGCGAGCCGGCGACCGGCGACCCCAGCGCGGACGAGGCCTACGAGGGCCTCGGCGCGACCTTCGACTTCTATCTGCGGGTCTACAACCGCTGGTCCGTGGACGGCCAGGGCCTGCCGTTGAAGGGCACGGTCCACTACGGCGTGCAGTACGACAACGCCTTCTGGAACGGCTCGCAGATGGTGTTCGGCGACGGCGACGGGGCCGTGTTCGGCCGCTTCACCGGCGCGGTCGACGTCATCGGGCACGAACTCACCCACGGCGTGACGCAGTACACGGCGAACCTCGTCTACCGCGGCCAGTCCGGCGCGCTGAACGAGTCGGTGTCCGACTGCTTCGGCTCGATGGTCAAGCAGTACCAGCTCGGCCAGGACGCCGCCGACGCCGACTGGCTGATCGGCGCGGGACTGTTCCTGCCCTCGGTCCGGGGCGTCGCGCTGCGCTCGATGAAGGACCCCGGCACCGCCTACGACGACCCGCACCTGGGCAAGGACCCGCAACCGGCCGCCATGGCAGGGTACGTCGACACCACCGACGACGACGGCGGCGTGCACATCAACTCCGGCATCCCCAACCGCGCGTTCTACCTGGCGGCCACCGGCATCGGCGGCACGTCCTGGGAGGGGGCCGGCGCGGTCTGGTACGACGTGATCACCTCCCCCGCGCTGCCGGCCGCCGCGACGTTCGCGACCTTCGGGACCGCGACCGTGCACGCCGCCGAATCGCGGTTCGGGCGCGGGTCGCGGCAGGCGTCCGCGGTGGCCGCCGCGTGGCGGGAGGTCGGCGTGTCGGTGCACATGTAG
- the leuA gene encoding 2-isopropylmalate synthase, producing the protein MRVEPQQPSGMPIHKYVPFEPIPLPDRSWPTKVIDKAPRWCAVDLRDGNQALIDPMSPARKLKMFELLVAMGYKEIEVGFPAASQTDFDFVRQIIDEGRIPDDVVIQVLTQAREELIERTFESVRGAKQAIVHLYNSTSTLQRRVVFGQDTAGITQIAVNGAKLCQKFHDAMPARPDGTRTEIYFEYSPESYTGTELEYAVEVCNAVTEVWQPTPDRKVIINLPATVEMATPNVYADSIEWMHRNLERRDSIVLSLHPHNDRGTAVAAAELGYQAGADRIEGCLFGNGERTGNVCLVTLGLNLFSQGVDPQIDFSDIDEVRRTVEYCNQLPVHPRHPYGGDLVYTAFSGSHQDAIKKGFEHLERDAAAAGKTVDEIVWAVPYLPIDPKDVGRSYEAVIRVNSQSGKGGVAYILKTEHQLDLPRRAQIEFSQVIQAKTDAEGGEVTPEEIWNVFVDEYLPNPSAPWGRIRLLGHHASSANEGKDQLTVDLTVDGAATQLDGAGNGPIDAFTNLLSGVGIDVRVLDYVEHALTSGEDAKAASYVECAIGSRVLWGVGIDANIVTASLKAIISAVNRAFR; encoded by the coding sequence ATGCGAGTAGAGCCGCAGCAGCCCTCCGGAATGCCGATCCACAAGTACGTGCCGTTCGAGCCGATCCCTCTGCCTGACCGCAGCTGGCCCACCAAGGTGATCGACAAGGCGCCGCGCTGGTGCGCGGTGGACCTGCGGGACGGCAACCAGGCGCTGATCGACCCGATGTCCCCGGCCCGCAAGCTGAAGATGTTCGAGCTGCTGGTGGCCATGGGCTACAAGGAGATCGAGGTCGGCTTCCCGGCCGCCTCGCAGACCGACTTCGACTTCGTGCGCCAGATCATCGACGAGGGCCGGATCCCCGACGACGTGGTGATCCAGGTCCTGACCCAGGCCCGCGAGGAGCTGATCGAGCGGACCTTCGAGTCCGTGCGCGGCGCCAAGCAGGCCATCGTGCACCTGTACAACTCCACCTCCACGCTCCAGCGCCGGGTGGTCTTCGGCCAGGACACCGCCGGCATCACGCAGATCGCGGTGAACGGCGCCAAGCTGTGCCAGAAGTTCCACGACGCGATGCCCGCGCGCCCCGACGGCACCCGCACCGAGATCTACTTCGAGTACTCGCCCGAGTCCTACACCGGCACCGAGCTGGAGTACGCCGTCGAGGTCTGCAACGCGGTCACCGAGGTCTGGCAGCCCACCCCGGACCGCAAGGTGATCATCAACCTGCCGGCCACCGTGGAGATGGCCACGCCCAACGTCTACGCCGACTCCATCGAGTGGATGCACCGCAACCTGGAGCGGCGCGACTCCATCGTGCTGTCGCTGCACCCGCACAACGACCGCGGCACCGCGGTGGCCGCCGCCGAGCTGGGCTACCAGGCCGGCGCCGACCGCATCGAGGGCTGCCTGTTCGGCAACGGCGAGCGCACCGGCAACGTGTGTCTGGTGACCCTGGGCCTGAACCTGTTCTCCCAGGGCGTGGACCCGCAGATCGACTTCTCCGACATCGACGAGGTGCGGCGCACCGTCGAGTACTGCAACCAGCTGCCGGTGCACCCGCGCCACCCCTACGGCGGCGACCTGGTCTACACCGCCTTCTCCGGCTCCCACCAGGACGCCATCAAGAAGGGCTTCGAGCACCTGGAGCGGGACGCCGCGGCGGCCGGCAAGACCGTGGACGAGATCGTCTGGGCCGTGCCGTACCTGCCGATCGACCCCAAGGACGTGGGCCGCAGCTACGAGGCCGTGATCCGGGTCAACTCCCAGTCCGGCAAGGGCGGCGTCGCCTACATCCTGAAGACCGAGCACCAGCTGGACCTGCCGCGCCGCGCGCAGATCGAGTTCTCGCAGGTCATCCAGGCCAAGACCGACGCCGAGGGCGGCGAGGTCACGCCGGAGGAGATCTGGAACGTCTTCGTCGACGAGTACCTGCCCAACCCTTCGGCCCCCTGGGGCCGGATCCGGCTGCTGGGCCACCACGCCTCCTCGGCGAACGAGGGCAAGGACCAGCTGACCGTCGACCTGACCGTGGACGGCGCCGCCACGCAGCTGGACGGCGCGGGCAACGGCCCGATCGACGCGTTCACCAACCTGCTGTCCGGGGTCGGGATCGACGTGCGGGTGCTGGACTACGTCGAGCACGCGCTGACCTCCGGCGAGGACGCCAAGGCGGCCTCGTACGTCGAGTGCGCGATCGGCAGCCGGGTGCTGTGGGGCGTGGGCATCGACGCCAACATCGTGACGGCCTCGCTGAAGGCCATCATCTCCGCGGTGAACCGGGCTTTCCGCTGA
- a CDS encoding zinc-ribbon domain-containing protein, protein MIIWGWKTVFRVIGSGVFSCPTCGTDRNYERRKAQRFFTLFFIPLIPLKTVGEFVRCTYCKNDFRDSVLARPTASQFTDLLQNTVRGVMVNVLRRGGWEHPGARAIAVQEIVTAGAVGYGEQNLAQDMQVVPADLTQMLASLAGQLPDAGREALVAGATRVAAADGPVQPAERAVIDSVGAALGMSQAYVAGIVAAVPAAVAPAQAPAPAWGTGAQVPPQAQAQAPAQAPAWGTAAQVPPQGTAGAGMETMMIQAPQPPSATGAQDAVPPQAPASGMETMLIQAPQPAPGTGAHGAVPPQTPPPAGGSGMETMMIQAPQPAPATGAHGAVPPQTPPPAGGSGMETMLIPAPQPAPATGSYGAVPVPVPVPPQQDTVPEPPPTRVEPPANAMETMVIPVPPQQPTIPAPPPTMVDNSSSMETMVVPLPRPVDPVDEPTHVTRADDPGPAGGWPPPRQEQ, encoded by the coding sequence ATGATCATCTGGGGCTGGAAAACCGTCTTCCGGGTCATCGGCAGCGGGGTGTTCTCCTGCCCGACCTGCGGTACGGACCGGAACTACGAACGGCGCAAGGCACAGCGGTTCTTCACGCTGTTCTTCATCCCCCTGATCCCGCTGAAGACCGTCGGCGAGTTCGTCCGCTGCACGTACTGCAAGAACGACTTCCGCGACTCGGTCCTGGCCCGGCCCACCGCGTCGCAGTTCACCGACCTGCTGCAGAACACAGTGCGCGGGGTGATGGTCAACGTACTGCGACGCGGCGGCTGGGAGCACCCCGGCGCGCGCGCGATCGCGGTCCAGGAGATCGTCACGGCCGGCGCGGTCGGCTACGGCGAGCAGAACCTGGCCCAGGACATGCAGGTGGTCCCCGCGGACCTGACGCAGATGCTCGCGAGCCTGGCCGGCCAACTCCCCGACGCCGGCCGCGAGGCCCTGGTCGCCGGCGCCACCCGCGTCGCCGCCGCCGACGGCCCGGTGCAGCCGGCCGAGCGCGCGGTGATCGACTCGGTCGGCGCGGCACTCGGGATGAGCCAGGCTTATGTGGCCGGGATCGTGGCGGCGGTGCCGGCGGCGGTTGCTCCGGCGCAGGCTCCGGCTCCCGCTTGGGGTACCGGCGCACAGGTTCCGCCGCAGGCCCAGGCCCAGGCCCCGGCCCAGGCCCCGGCTTGGGGTACCGCAGCGCAGGTTCCGCCGCAGGGTACGGCCGGTGCGGGCATGGAGACCATGATGATCCAGGCTCCGCAGCCGCCTTCGGCCACGGGCGCCCAGGACGCGGTGCCGCCGCAGGCTCCCGCCTCCGGCATGGAGACCATGTTGATCCAGGCTCCGCAGCCGGCTCCGGGGACCGGCGCCCACGGCGCTGTTCCGCCGCAGACTCCGCCTCCGGCCGGCGGCTCCGGCATGGAGACCATGATGATCCAGGCTCCGCAGCCGGCTCCGGCGACCGGCGCCCACGGCGCTGTTCCGCCGCAGACTCCGCCTCCGGCCGGCGGCTCCGGCATGGAGACCATGCTCATCCCGGCGCCCCAGCCCGCCCCGGCGACCGGCAGCTACGGCGCGGTCCCGGTCCCGGTTCCGGTTCCGCCGCAGCAGGACACCGTTCCCGAGCCGCCGCCCACGCGGGTCGAGCCGCCGGCCAACGCGATGGAGACCATGGTCATCCCGGTCCCGCCGCAGCAGCCGACCATCCCGGCTCCGCCGCCGACCATGGTCGACAACTCGTCGTCGATGGAGACGATGGTGGTTCCGCTGCCGCGTCCCGTGGACCCGGTCGACGAGCCCACGCACGTCACCCGCGCCGACGACCCGGGACCGGCCGGGGGTTGGCCGCCGCCGCGTCAGGAGCAGTGA